The following are encoded together in the Juglans microcarpa x Juglans regia isolate MS1-56 chromosome 2D, Jm3101_v1.0, whole genome shotgun sequence genome:
- the LOC121250409 gene encoding uncharacterized protein At1g03900 — MFRWYSSACSCCPEIGKETETDLPPSYQFCRSPKNRKNFTKLQSSLPSLAQDPNHRSNSLLSSTKLNLSFQIMEKEEENSKVEEIMEKEEENSKAEESVDENEETEAIELVLFQVPECYVYIIPPRKSAASYRADEWDVNKWAWDGVLKVVSKGEECIIRLEDKTTGELYARAFLRNGEPHPVEPVIDSSRYFVLRIEENIAGRLRHAFIGIGFRERTEAYDFQAALHDHMKYLNKKKTAEEMEQHYQQTSLVDYSLKDGETLVLQIKNKSGRSANSKFFEQGLNNPSEEKGKQKEPIISIKPLPPPPAPVSPAATVQKLPTNMPPKFNLEETPQDEAHELVKGDAKDQISPENHSIQDIPDDDFGDFQTAG, encoded by the exons ATGTTTAGATGGTACTCCTCTGCTTGCAGCTGCTGTCCCGAGATAGGAAAGGAAACTGAGACCGACCTTCCTCCTTCCTATCAGTTCTGTCGATCACCAAAAAACCGAAAGAATTTCACCAAATTACAATCTAGTCTACCAAGTTTAGCTCAAGACCCCAATCACCGATCCAACTCCCTATTATCTTCTACCAAATTGAATCTCTCTTTCCAGATCATggaaaaggaggaggagaattCTAAGGTTGAAGAAATCATggaaaaggaggaggagaattCCAAGGCTGAAGAAAGCGTGGATGAGAATGAAGAAACAGAAGCAATAGAGCTTGTTCTCTTCCAAGTTCCTGAATGTTACGTGTATATA ATACCCCCAAGGAAATCTGCCGCTTCCTACAG GGCTGATGAGTGGGATGTGAACAAATGGGCTTGGGACGGGGTGCTGAAAGTCGTTAGCAAGGGAGAAGAGTGCATTATCAGACTCGAAGATAAGACCACAG gTGAATTATATGCTCGGGCATTTTTGCGAAATGGAGAGCCACATCCAGTAGAACCTGTAATTGATAGCAGCAG ATATTTTGTTCTTCGCATTGAAGAGAACATTG CTGGCCGTCTTCGGCATGCTTTCATTGGTATAGGATTTCGAGAAAGAACAGAAGCTTATGATTTCCAGGCAGCCCTGCATGACCACATGAA atatttgaacaaaaagaaaactgcCGAAGAAATGGAACAGCATTACCAGCAAACTTCTTTGGTAGACTACAGTTTAAAAGATGGGGAGACTCTTGTACTCCAAATAAAGAAT AAGAGTGGTCGCAGTGCGAATTCCAAATTTTTTGAGCAGGGTCTGAACAATCCCTCCGAGGAAAAGGGGAAACAGAAAGAACCCATAATTTCTATCAAACCACTGCCACCTCCTCCAGCTCCAGTTTCCCCTGCTGCTACTGTTCAGAAGTTACCAACAAACATGCCGCCAAAATTCAATCTTGAGGAGACTCCTCAAGATGAGGCTCATGAATTAGTAAAAGGAGATGCCAAAGATCAAATTTCTCCTGAAAATCACAGTATACAGGATATTCCAGATGATGATTTCGGGGATTTTCAAACGGCTGGGTGA